The following is a genomic window from Aquipuribacter hungaricus.
ACGCACCCCGCGGTGCCGATGACCGTGGAGCAGGCGCTGTACGAGATGGAGCTCGTGGGCCACGACTTCTACCTCTTCGTCGACGCCGCCACCGGGTCGCCGAGCGCGATGTACCGGCGCAAGGGCTGGAGCTACGGCGTCATCCGGCTCAGCGACGACGCCGCCACCGCGGGCGAGCACTC
Proteins encoded in this region:
- a CDS encoding sigma 54 modulation/S30EA ribosomal C-terminal domain-containing protein, whose product is APAAAADGTPADAGQPPAADAAGAADGAGDGAPDGGETDPLDGSPVEIREKTHPAVPMTVEQALYEMELVGHDFYLFVDAATGSPSAMYRRKGWSYGVIRLSDDAATAGEHSEMAGAQQG